The following coding sequences are from one Pseudomonas mendocina window:
- a CDS encoding HD domain-containing phosphohydrolase: MLSKDFHQSRVVIVDDVVANNRLLESSLRAFGLRNTISFSDSAAALEWLQHNPWNLLLLDLDMPAPNGFEILRSLAGRDRSASPVIIITALSDTANRRTGLELGANDYLSKPVDLPEVILRVRNNLQLSHASQDLQTAKQTLEQRVRERTAQLKHSHSALMRTLTRAAAYRDSETGNHIARIGESAALIASAMGMENDWVELMRQAAPMHDVGKIGIADHILLKPGPLTEQERLTMQEHPQIGYSILHDEHPSSLTRMAAEIALGHHEKWDGSGYPEGLSGEQIPLSARIVALCDVYDALRMPRPYKAAWPQEKAQQYIREQSGKHFDPTLVAIIEGLYEQIEALQHRLSDCPQGD; this comes from the coding sequence ATGCTATCGAAGGACTTTCACCAGTCGCGTGTGGTCATTGTCGATGACGTAGTCGCCAACAATCGCCTGCTCGAATCCAGTCTCAGAGCCTTTGGCCTGCGCAATACCATCAGCTTCTCGGATTCGGCGGCAGCGCTCGAATGGCTGCAGCACAATCCCTGGAACCTGCTATTGCTCGACCTCGACATGCCGGCGCCGAACGGCTTCGAAATCCTGCGCAGCCTGGCCGGCCGCGATCGCAGCGCCAGCCCGGTGATCATCATCACCGCACTGAGCGACACGGCCAATCGCCGTACCGGCCTGGAACTGGGCGCCAACGACTACCTGAGCAAACCGGTAGATCTACCTGAAGTCATCCTGCGTGTGCGCAACAACCTGCAACTAAGCCACGCCAGTCAGGACTTACAAACGGCAAAGCAAACCCTGGAACAACGGGTGCGCGAACGAACTGCTCAGCTCAAGCACAGCCACAGCGCTCTGATGCGTACTCTGACCCGCGCAGCCGCCTACCGCGATAGCGAAACCGGCAACCACATCGCCCGCATTGGCGAATCGGCTGCCTTGATCGCCAGTGCGATGGGCATGGAGAACGACTGGGTCGAACTGATGCGTCAGGCGGCGCCGATGCACGATGTCGGCAAGATCGGTATCGCCGACCACATCCTGCTCAAGCCTGGCCCGTTGACCGAACAGGAACGGCTGACCATGCAGGAGCACCCACAGATCGGCTATTCGATCCTGCATGACGAACACCCCTCGTCACTCACCCGCATGGCTGCCGAGATTGCTCTGGGTCACCACGAAAAGTGGGATGGCAGTGGCTATCCCGAAGGGCTGAGCGGAGAACAGATTCCGCTATCGGCGCGCATCGTGGCGCTGTGCGACGTCTACGACGCCCTGCGCATGCCGCGCCCGTACAAAGCCGCCTGGCCGCAGGAGAAAGCCCAGCAGTACATCCGCGAGCAGTCCGGCAAGCACTTCGACCCGACCCTGGTGGCCATCATCGAAGGGCTCTACGAGCAAATCGAAGCCCTCCAGCACAGGCTCAGCGATTGTCCACAAGGAGACTGA
- a CDS encoding methyl-accepting chemotaxis protein → MNFRSISIAPRAAIGFGLIALLVFVLGGFALLQMSSMHDSSSEVEENWVPSLNTLSDVSQDILRLRATTLRMLLSENTQQLQENKAQAQTLLDELQRMQQHYEGLISSAEERMHYDDFKRYESTYLATRAQLVQHLNDNDRQAALSLLYASLNPQADSMIKALNELVTHNREGASSAAKASSAVYTQAMRGTLLVMALSAIATFVLATLLTRSIVSPLADAVQVADSVASGNLTLSIDTRGNDEPAKLLQALKSMQGNLRGTIEQIADASNQLASAAEQLSTVTDASARNLHQQSLEIDQAATAVTEMSSAVDEVARNAASASESSSESGRIARDGSERITQTLSSINQLAGNVDNTSHNFGQLAGKIRGISQVLDVIRSIAEQTNLLALNAAIEAARAGEAGRGFAVVADEVRALAHKTGQSTREIESMIGAVQGDTEQAVRDMDSSNGLAKQTLEIAQGAGAALQQIIQSISEIGDRNLVIASATEQQAHVAREVDRNLINIRDLSLQNSAGSEETSTASRALSNLAANLQGMVARFQV, encoded by the coding sequence ATGAATTTCCGCTCCATATCCATAGCCCCCAGAGCTGCAATCGGATTTGGCCTCATCGCCCTGCTCGTCTTCGTACTGGGCGGTTTTGCCCTGCTGCAGATGAGCAGCATGCATGACAGCTCCAGCGAGGTCGAAGAAAACTGGGTTCCCAGTCTAAATACCCTCAGCGATGTCTCTCAGGACATCCTGCGCCTGCGAGCAACCACCCTGCGTATGCTGCTCAGCGAAAACACCCAGCAACTGCAAGAGAACAAGGCCCAGGCTCAGACCCTTCTCGACGAACTGCAGCGCATGCAGCAGCACTACGAGGGCCTGATCAGTTCCGCAGAAGAGCGCATGCACTACGATGACTTCAAGCGCTACGAAAGCACCTACCTGGCGACCCGCGCACAGCTCGTCCAGCACCTGAACGACAACGACCGGCAGGCCGCACTGAGCCTCCTGTATGCAAGCCTCAACCCGCAAGCCGATAGCATGATCAAGGCCCTCAATGAGCTGGTCACGCACAACCGCGAGGGCGCTTCCAGCGCGGCCAAGGCCTCCAGCGCGGTCTACACCCAGGCCATGCGCGGTACCCTGCTGGTCATGGCCCTGTCGGCCATCGCCACGTTCGTACTCGCCACCTTGCTGACCCGCAGTATCGTCAGCCCCCTGGCCGACGCGGTGCAGGTCGCCGACTCGGTCGCCAGCGGCAACCTGACGCTGAGCATCGATACCCGGGGCAACGACGAACCAGCCAAGCTGCTGCAGGCGCTCAAGAGCATGCAGGGCAACCTGCGCGGCACCATCGAACAGATCGCCGACGCGTCGAACCAGCTGGCCTCGGCCGCCGAACAACTCAGCACGGTCACCGATGCCAGCGCGCGTAACCTGCACCAACAGAGCCTGGAAATCGACCAGGCCGCGACTGCCGTCACCGAGATGAGCAGCGCCGTGGACGAAGTGGCGCGCAACGCCGCCAGCGCCTCGGAAAGCTCCAGCGAGTCCGGACGCATCGCCCGTGACGGCAGCGAGCGCATCACCCAGACGCTGTCTTCGATCAACCAACTGGCAGGTAACGTCGACAATACCTCGCACAATTTCGGCCAACTGGCCGGCAAGATTCGTGGCATCAGCCAGGTACTCGACGTGATTCGCAGCATCGCCGAGCAGACCAACCTGCTCGCACTCAACGCCGCCATCGAAGCCGCCCGCGCCGGTGAAGCCGGACGCGGATTCGCGGTGGTAGCCGATGAGGTACGCGCCCTGGCGCACAAGACCGGGCAATCTACCCGCGAGATCGAAAGCATGATCGGCGCCGTGCAGGGCGATACCGAACAGGCAGTGCGCGACATGGATTCAAGTAATGGCCTGGCCAAACAGACGCTGGAGATCGCTCAAGGCGCCGGCGCGGCGTTGCAACAGATCATCCAGTCGATCAGCGAAATTGGCGACCGCAACCTGGTGATCGCCAGTGCCACGGAGCAGCAGGCGCATGTTGCCCGCGAGGTCGACCGCAACCTGATCAACATCCGCGACCTGTCGCTGCAGAACTCTGCCGGATCGGAGGAAACCAGCACTGCCAGCCGCGCGCTGTCGAATCTGGCTGCGAATCTGCAGGGCATGGTGGCGCGCTTTCAGGTCTGA
- a CDS encoding DUF2256 domain-containing protein has product MKKSELPVKTCAWCGLPFTWRKKWARCWEEVRYCSERCRRRH; this is encoded by the coding sequence GTGAAGAAAAGCGAGCTGCCGGTGAAAACCTGTGCCTGGTGCGGTTTACCCTTTACCTGGCGCAAGAAGTGGGCGCGTTGCTGGGAGGAAGTGCGCTACTGCTCCGAGCGGTGTCGGCGACGCCATTGA
- a CDS encoding ATP-binding protein, translating to MQKGSKVSLRTWIWRAFVQTALIPLILVETALISIYLLTNVSIRDAQINYLREMALSDLQTSATQEAHLIRSELGHIARLTATYATLTQEALRDTRPIPPAPLATSPGGVRYSEKDDGGAASFYSSATPLQQQDMNKVARLAHLDPFMRETVRHNPLIASIYFNSWDSYNRIYPWFDTLHQYPHDMVIPDYNFYYLATPSHNPQRKVTWTDVYLDPAGQGWMLSAIAPVFRGDFLEGVVGLDITVGKLLEHIQQLNVPWNGYALIVSQDMNIMALPPDGEDDFGLDELTTHSYDEAISSELFKPEDFNLSKRADTENLAKAIAEHDSGVLSMPLNGRPHLVAWSTIPATDWHLLTVVDEVEVFSQANALANHYSNIGYLLIAGLVLFYLLFFAIMWGRTRNLSDKLKAPITGIATMLQAIGTGNLHPPRPQSEIAELEGIIADVQVMGEQLQRSSSQLQRASLEAEEASQAKSKFISSMSHELRTPLNAIQGFAQLMRMKNPLPSGNGEADYLEEILLASRHLNQLVADILDWSRLQGERQRLELQPVDAVALMRECAELVEPEVNAHGLELQLRLPSYPLPVMAEPRRLRQVVINLLSNAIKYTPKGSVTLECTEVGDNIRLSVSDTGIGIPAELQPLLFEPFQRLGQENTAIQGTGIGLSLCKEYAALMQGQIDLHSEAGSGSCFWIELPRHRPANDATDTESTAAVARVYHADCDLLNRTTVQQALADVSLEQFEDGQRLLDAMLSNPPDALLLSVELEGVDGREVLREVHRQPQFAGLPIILLCRPDQVEELISLGASALLAVPIDPVELHQLIHDLTHDSQGA from the coding sequence GTGCAAAAAGGCAGCAAAGTCAGTCTTCGGACATGGATATGGCGAGCCTTCGTACAAACGGCACTGATCCCGCTGATCCTGGTGGAAACCGCGCTGATCAGCATCTACTTGCTGACCAACGTTTCGATCCGCGACGCCCAGATCAATTACCTCCGGGAAATGGCACTGAGCGACCTGCAGACCTCGGCCACCCAAGAAGCCCACCTGATCCGCAGCGAACTCGGTCACATCGCCCGACTGACCGCGACCTACGCCACGCTCACCCAGGAAGCCCTGCGCGATACGCGCCCAATTCCCCCCGCCCCCCTGGCAACCAGCCCAGGCGGCGTTCGCTACAGTGAGAAGGACGACGGCGGCGCAGCCTCCTTCTACTCCAGCGCCACGCCATTGCAGCAGCAAGACATGAACAAGGTGGCGCGCCTGGCGCACCTCGACCCGTTCATGCGAGAAACCGTCCGGCACAACCCGTTGATCGCCAGCATCTATTTCAACAGCTGGGATAGCTACAACCGCATCTATCCCTGGTTCGACACGTTGCACCAGTACCCGCACGACATGGTCATTCCCGACTACAACTTCTATTACCTCGCCACGCCCAGCCACAACCCGCAGCGCAAGGTCACCTGGACCGACGTCTATCTCGACCCAGCAGGCCAGGGCTGGATGCTGTCGGCTATCGCACCGGTGTTCCGTGGCGACTTTCTTGAGGGAGTAGTCGGCCTGGACATCACCGTCGGCAAGTTGCTCGAGCACATCCAGCAACTGAACGTGCCCTGGAACGGCTACGCCCTGATCGTCAGCCAGGACATGAACATCATGGCACTACCGCCAGACGGCGAGGACGACTTCGGCCTCGACGAGCTGACCACCCACTCCTATGACGAAGCAATCAGCTCGGAGCTGTTCAAACCAGAAGACTTCAACCTGAGCAAACGCGCCGATACCGAAAACCTGGCCAAAGCGATCGCCGAGCATGACAGCGGCGTACTCTCAATGCCGCTGAACGGTCGCCCACATCTAGTGGCCTGGTCCACCATCCCCGCCACTGACTGGCACCTGCTCACGGTGGTCGATGAGGTCGAGGTGTTCAGCCAGGCCAATGCACTGGCCAACCATTACAGCAACATTGGCTACCTGTTGATCGCCGGCCTGGTGCTGTTCTACCTGTTGTTCTTCGCCATCATGTGGGGCCGCACGCGCAACCTGAGCGACAAGCTCAAGGCACCAATCACCGGCATCGCCACCATGTTGCAGGCCATTGGCACAGGTAACCTGCACCCACCAAGACCGCAGAGCGAAATCGCCGAACTCGAAGGCATCATCGCCGACGTGCAGGTCATGGGAGAGCAATTGCAACGCAGTTCCAGCCAGTTGCAACGCGCCAGCCTGGAGGCCGAAGAGGCCAGCCAGGCGAAGAGCAAGTTCATCTCCAGCATGAGCCATGAACTGCGAACTCCGCTCAATGCCATCCAGGGGTTCGCCCAACTGATGCGCATGAAAAATCCGCTACCGAGCGGCAACGGTGAGGCGGACTACCTGGAGGAAATCCTGCTGGCCAGCCGTCACCTCAACCAGTTGGTGGCCGATATCCTCGACTGGTCACGCCTGCAGGGCGAACGTCAACGTCTGGAGCTGCAGCCAGTCGATGCGGTCGCTCTGATGCGCGAATGCGCCGAACTGGTAGAACCCGAGGTCAATGCTCATGGCCTCGAACTGCAGCTTCGTCTTCCCAGTTATCCGCTTCCGGTCATGGCCGAGCCGCGGCGCCTGCGTCAGGTAGTGATCAACCTGCTATCCAACGCCATCAAGTACACGCCCAAAGGCAGCGTCACGCTGGAATGCACCGAGGTCGGCGACAACATTCGCCTCAGCGTGAGCGACACTGGCATCGGCATCCCTGCGGAACTGCAACCCTTGCTCTTCGAGCCGTTTCAGCGGCTTGGCCAGGAAAACACGGCCATTCAGGGCACCGGTATCGGCTTGTCACTGTGCAAGGAGTACGCCGCGCTGATGCAGGGCCAGATAGATCTGCACAGCGAAGCCGGCAGCGGCAGCTGTTTCTGGATCGAATTGCCACGCCATCGGCCTGCGAACGACGCCACCGACACTGAAAGCACTGCTGCAGTGGCACGGGTCTACCACGCCGATTGCGACTTGCTGAACCGCACAACGGTGCAGCAAGCCTTGGCGGATGTATCGCTCGAACAATTCGAAGATGGTCAGCGCCTGCTCGACGCAATGCTCTCCAACCCGCCGGACGCACTGCTGCTCAGTGTCGAACTGGAAGGAGTCGATGGCCGAGAGGTATTGCGTGAAGTACATCGCCAACCACAGTTTGCCGGCCTTCCCATCATCCTGCTGTGCCGCCCTGATCAGGTCGAAGAGCTGATCAGCCTTGGCGCCAGCGCCCTGCTTGCCGTGCCGATCGACCCTGTCGAGCTGCACCAACTGATTCACGATCTGACCCATGACTCACAAGGAGCTTGA
- a CDS encoding TIGR00645 family protein encodes MERFIENAMYASRWLLAPIYFGLSLGLLALALKFFQEVFHILPNVFAMAEAELILVLLSLIDMALVGGLLVMVMISGYENFVSQLDIDDGKEKLNWLGKMDSSSLKMKVAASIVAISSIHLLRVFMDARNYDTDHLMWYVIIHMTFVASAFAMGYLDKLTKHD; translated from the coding sequence GGTTGCTGGCACCTATCTACTTTGGCCTGTCCCTCGGGTTACTGGCGCTGGCGTTGAAATTCTTCCAGGAAGTCTTCCACATCCTGCCCAACGTTTTCGCCATGGCCGAAGCCGAGCTGATCCTGGTGCTGCTGTCGCTGATCGACATGGCGCTGGTCGGCGGCCTGCTGGTGATGGTGATGATCTCCGGATACGAAAATTTCGTTTCGCAGCTGGATATCGACGACGGCAAGGAGAAGCTCAACTGGCTGGGCAAGATGGATTCCAGCTCGCTGAAGATGAAAGTGGCGGCCTCCATCGTGGCGATTTCCTCGATCCACCTGCTGCGGGTGTTCATGGATGCGCGCAACTACGACACCGATCACCTGATGTGGTACGTGATCATCCACATGACTTTCGTCGCCTCGGCGTTCGCCATGGGCTACCTGGACAAGCTGACCAAGCACGACTGA
- a CDS encoding DUF6482 family protein: MNLPDLSIHAQAGRIAELNLVSLEGGIYLLEAWMGGRAHPVLDSRGAALKLRSVEHARDVLQDLPVLPFFLLHTSVHDEMCGMPSANNGLKVPISLHSAWS; this comes from the coding sequence ATGAACCTGCCCGACCTGTCCATCCATGCTCAGGCTGGACGTATCGCTGAACTCAATCTGGTTTCCCTCGAAGGTGGCATCTATCTGCTGGAGGCCTGGATGGGTGGCCGTGCTCATCCGGTGCTCGACAGTCGAGGCGCGGCATTGAAGCTGCGCTCGGTCGAGCACGCCCGTGATGTCTTGCAGGATCTGCCGGTTTTGCCTTTCTTCCTTCTGCACACTTCCGTGCACGATGAAATGTGCGGCATGCCGTCGGCCAACAACGGCTTGAAGGTACCGATCAGTCTGCACTCGGCATGGTCATAG
- a CDS encoding cryptochrome/photolyase family protein gives MVLTRRLVLVLGDQLSLQLASLQGLDSERDQVLLAEVMEEASHVPHHPKKIALIFSAMRHFAEQLRGRGIRVQYVQLDDPHNSGSLHGELMRWTQRLNPQEIHICECGDWRLEQSLRHCGLAIHWHADSRFLCSRDGFALWAKGRKQLRMEFFYREMRKLSGLLLNPDGSPEGGAWNFDADNRKALPKGIRPPAPLHIEPDAITRDVLALVGQRFADHYGKLDGFDYPVTAEQAERLWQHFLASGLADFGDYQDAMADGEPYLFHSRISAALNIGLLDLRQLCEDVEAAYREGRVPLNAAEGFIRQLIGWREYVRGIYWLCMPDYAEGNVFGNTRALPEFYWTGQTRMNCMRQAIGQTLEHAYAHHIQRLMVTGNFALLAGIAPKAICDWYLAVYMDAFDWVELPNTLGMVMHADGGYLGSKPYCASGQYIKRMSNHCQGCSYKVSESTGESACPFNALYWHFLIRHRERLERNPRLGMVYRNLARMDDEKKQALWEWGERLLARLDAGEAL, from the coding sequence CTGGTGTTAACGCGTCGATTGGTGCTGGTACTGGGTGATCAGCTTTCGCTGCAACTGGCCTCTCTGCAGGGGCTCGACTCCGAGCGTGATCAGGTGCTGCTGGCCGAGGTTATGGAGGAGGCCAGCCATGTGCCACATCACCCGAAGAAGATTGCACTGATCTTCAGTGCCATGCGTCACTTCGCCGAGCAGTTGCGCGGACGGGGCATTCGGGTGCAGTACGTGCAACTCGATGATCCGCACAACAGCGGTTCTCTGCACGGTGAGCTGATGCGCTGGACGCAGCGCCTGAACCCGCAGGAAATCCATATTTGCGAATGTGGCGACTGGCGCCTGGAGCAGTCACTGCGGCATTGCGGTCTGGCCATCCACTGGCACGCCGACAGTCGCTTTCTATGCAGCCGCGATGGCTTTGCCCTGTGGGCCAAGGGGCGCAAGCAACTGCGCATGGAGTTCTTCTACCGGGAGATGCGCAAGCTCAGCGGCCTGCTGCTGAACCCCGATGGCAGTCCGGAAGGCGGCGCCTGGAATTTCGATGCGGACAATCGCAAGGCGCTGCCCAAGGGGATACGGCCACCAGCACCACTGCACATCGAGCCCGATGCCATCACCCGTGACGTGCTGGCATTGGTGGGCCAGCGCTTTGCCGATCATTACGGCAAGCTGGACGGCTTCGACTATCCCGTGACGGCCGAACAGGCCGAACGGCTCTGGCAACACTTCCTCGCCAGCGGCCTGGCTGATTTTGGCGACTATCAGGATGCGATGGCCGATGGTGAACCGTACCTGTTTCATTCGCGCATCAGTGCAGCACTGAACATCGGCCTGCTCGATCTGCGCCAATTATGCGAGGACGTGGAAGCCGCCTACCGCGAAGGACGGGTGCCGCTGAATGCGGCCGAAGGTTTCATTCGCCAGTTGATCGGCTGGCGTGAATACGTGCGCGGCATCTACTGGCTGTGCATGCCGGACTACGCCGAGGGCAACGTATTCGGTAATACCCGCGCGCTGCCCGAGTTCTACTGGACGGGGCAGACGCGCATGAACTGCATGCGCCAGGCCATCGGCCAGACTTTGGAGCATGCCTATGCACACCATATCCAGCGGCTGATGGTCACCGGCAATTTCGCCTTGTTGGCCGGCATCGCGCCCAAGGCGATCTGCGACTGGTACCTAGCCGTGTACATGGATGCCTTCGACTGGGTCGAGCTGCCCAACACACTGGGCATGGTGATGCATGCCGATGGCGGTTACCTGGGTTCCAAGCCGTATTGCGCCAGCGGTCAGTACATCAAGCGCATGTCCAACCACTGTCAGGGTTGCAGCTACAAGGTCAGCGAGAGCACGGGCGAATCAGCGTGTCCATTCAATGCGCTGTACTGGCACTTCCTCATTCGCCACCGTGAGCGCCTCGAACGCAACCCGCGCCTGGGTATGGTTTACCGCAACCTGGCGCGGATGGACGACGAGAAGAAACAAGCCCTCTGGGAATGGGGCGAGCGCCTGCTGGCGCGACTGGATGCCGGGGAAGCGCTGTGA
- a CDS encoding FKBP-type peptidyl-prolyl cis-trans isomerase, with product MSELTFSPDLSSDEGRVSYGIGRQLGGQLRDNPPPGVSLEAILAGVTDAFSGQASRVSEAELSASFQVIREVMQAEAAAKAEAAAGEGRAYLTENAKREGVTVLPSGLQYEVLVAGEGAKPSAEDQVRTHYHGTLIDGTVFDSSYERGQPAEFPVGGVIPGWVEALQLMGTGSKWRLHVPSEQAYGAQGVGSIPPHSVLVFDVELLDIL from the coding sequence ATGTCCGAACTCACCTTCAGCCCCGATCTGTCCTCCGATGAGGGCCGCGTCAGCTACGGCATCGGTCGCCAACTCGGCGGTCAACTGCGCGACAACCCGCCGCCCGGCGTGAGCCTGGAAGCCATCCTGGCTGGCGTGACCGACGCGTTCAGCGGCCAGGCAAGCCGTGTTTCCGAGGCTGAACTGTCGGCCAGCTTCCAGGTGATCCGCGAAGTGATGCAGGCCGAAGCTGCTGCCAAGGCCGAAGCGGCTGCCGGCGAAGGTCGTGCTTACCTGACCGAAAACGCCAAGCGTGAAGGTGTGACCGTATTGCCGTCGGGCCTGCAGTACGAAGTGTTGGTAGCCGGCGAGGGCGCCAAGCCATCGGCCGAAGACCAGGTGCGCACCCACTACCATGGCACGCTGATCGACGGCACCGTGTTCGACAGCTCCTACGAGCGTGGCCAGCCGGCCGAATTCCCGGTAGGTGGTGTGATCCCGGGTTGGGTCGAGGCACTGCAACTGATGGGCACCGGCAGCAAGTGGCGTCTGCACGTACCGAGCGAGCAGGCCTACGGCGCGCAGGGCGTCGGCAGCATTCCGCCGCACAGCGTGTTGGTGTTCGATGTCGAGCTGCTCGACATTCTGTAA